TGGGGTGGTAGACCTGCGGGGGATGGTCCTTCGATTGCCATTGGATCACGCCTTCGCTCAGGAAGATGTGGGCGCCGTTGGCTGCCCACTCCTGGCGGGTGGCATTTCCCCCGGCCTTCACGGCCGCTAGTGCTTGTCCGAAATCCATAGTTTCTCCTTGGGTTTAAGGGTGAGGTCCCAAAGCGAGTCCCAACGGAAACGCCTTCAGGACTGAAGATGAGGCCGGGTTGGTACGGCTATTATGTCGTCAAAGGTTTGTGACTAATGTTGTGCGAACCGCAATCGACGCAGTAGGCAACGGAGCCTTTGCCGTGCCTCCCTTGCCGGAGTTGCAGGTTTTCGATCCGGTTGTCAGTCGAGTCGCCGTTGATGTGGTGGACCGTTTCCGTGGGTGTTAGTGGGCGACCGAGGTGGCGCGCCATGACGATTCGGTGTTCCATGACGTAACCACCCGACCGAGCCATCGCATAGTACGGGTCATTCCGGTCCAGCAGGACGGCGAAATATTTGCCCGACTGGAGCTTACCTCCTTTCCACATGCCGTGCGTGTAGTTCATAGGGCGGTGGGGAGCTATCCCGTGCTTCTTCATGGCATGGCTCACGAAGGTTTGTGAGCGTCCGATTTCGATGGATATTTGAGTTTGCCCCATGCCGTCTGCGTGAAGGCGTTTGATCGTTTCGAGTTGGTCAGAAGTCAAATCGGGGTAGGGGTTTGGTCGCTTCGTAACCCCATGTCGATCTATCGCCTGATTGATTGAGTACGCGCTTCCGCCGTATTCCTTAACCAGGTCAGAAGCCCAAGTGCCGTTCCTGTACTTGGCGACGATTTCGAATTCTTGTTCGGGGGTGTAGGCACGGACGGTAGTAAGGTAATGCGACCTGCCATCGCGCGTCACTTTATTCCGCTTGAGTATTCGCTCGACAGTTGTCCCGCCAATCCCGAAATGCTTGGCAACCTTGGCCGCAGATTTCAGAGTTTGATACGCCGTGACGATTTCCTCGTCGGTCTGCTTAATATATCTCGACCTGTCAACCATATACCGTAATCTGCTCCAATTAGATTGGCAGATATACTACAATAGGCGTAAGGCCACAAGCAATAATATGTTGCCTACGAAAGAGTCAATTGCGACGAAGTCGAAAGTTGGGGCGTGACGCCGTTACTCACTGCAATTGTTGGAGAAATCGCGCCGGCGAAGAACAACAGGGTGGACCCGCTGGCGGACTGGCCGAGGCCGGCGTAAGATTCGGTTTCGGTGCCGCCCGTGGCGGCCGGGAAGCTGATCGTGGCGACCGGGACCACCGTATTCGTGCTGACCGTCCACCCGCCGGACGTGCGGGCGACGCCGACGCGGGCGTAGCTGGTGTACGCCGCCTCGCTGGTGGCCTGGGTGCCGCTGGTGGGGTCGGCCGTGTGCAGGGAGACATAGACGTTCGTGATCGGGGACGAGGTGGCGTTGATCGCGATGTTGGCGATCGTGGTGGCGTTGAAGATGAGGGCCAGGAGGTCTCCTGCGAAGGTGGGGTTGGTGCCGGTCATGGGCGAGTCCTTTCGGTGGATGGGTTACTGAGTGCAGGCGGCGGTCGGGGGGTGATCGCCGGAAATCAGAAGGTATAACTAGACACGAAGGCATTTACGGATGAGGCGGTCGTGTCCGCGGTCCGCCACCAGATCGTCTGCGCGGTGAGGATCGGGAGCAGGCGGAAATTCACGACGGGTCGCAAGTTCGTCACGATGCCGGCAAAGCCGGTCCCTTTTTGGGTGATGTTGCCGCTCGAATCCGAAGAAACCTCTGGGGGCTCGGTCCCCCCGGCATTCCCCGTCTGCGATTCGAGCGATCCGCTGACCATTCTCGCCCCGACGGGGACAGAGGCCAAACTGGCCGATGTCAGGGACGACTGGCCCGTTGCGGAAGACAGGAAGGCGATCCCCGGGCTGTAAAACAATTCGCGGGCGATCTGATAGAAACCGGGGAACTGCGCGGAACTGTTGGTGGGCAGGATGCCGATCAGGGCGGACTGGGTGTAACCCGACGGCATGTGCGAACCGCCGTAGATCGACGGCGGCGTCCCCGATGCCGTCTGCGCCAGCACGCCCGGCGTCTCGCCGGGACCGGTGACGGCATAAACCCAGAGGTAGCCGCTCGACGGCGGCGATCCGGTGTCCATGCCGTTGAGGCCCGTGGACGCGGTGTTCAACGTCACGCTGAAACTGCTGATTTTGGTGGTGGTGCCGCCGAGCGCCGTCTCGACGATGACCTCGTCGGCCGTGACGGTCGCCGTGACGGTGGAGGCCTGGGCGATGACAAGATTGCGGGAATCGCCCACCACCCCCGAATTCCCCAGTGAGGTCAGAACCTGCCATTTCGACGACGGAGGGGTGTCGGTGTTGGAATTCGCGAGCGAGACGTAAGTGACGCCTCCGTGGGAGACGATCGCATATTCCGGATAGGAATAGGCCGTCCCGCCGTTCATCGCCGAGGTGATGAACGCGGCGGCGTTGCCCTGCTGGAAATACTGCATCGCGGTGGTGACATCGTTAAAGGCTTGGTTGATCGACGTCCGCGGGACGTTGAACCCCCCG
This is a stretch of genomic DNA from Fimbriiglobus ruber. It encodes these proteins:
- a CDS encoding HNH endonuclease, which encodes MVDRSRYIKQTDEEIVTAYQTLKSAAKVAKHFGIGGTTVERILKRNKVTRDGRSHYLTTVRAYTPEQEFEIVAKYRNGTWASDLVKEYGGSAYSINQAIDRHGVTKRPNPYPDLTSDQLETIKRLHADGMGQTQISIEIGRSQTFVSHAMKKHGIAPHRPMNYTHGMWKGGKLQSGKYFAVLLDRNDPYYAMARSGGYVMEHRIVMARHLGRPLTPTETVHHINGDSTDNRIENLQLRQGRHGKGSVAYCVDCGSHNISHKPLTT
- a CDS encoding Thoeris anti-defense Tad2 family protein translates to MDFGQALAAVKAGGNATRQEWAANGAHIFLSEGVIQWQSKDHPPQVYHPNAGDMLAEDWQA
- a CDS encoding phage tail fiber protein; this translates as MTGTNPTFAGDLLALIFNATTIANIAINATSSPITNVYVSLHTADPTSGTQATSEAAYTSYARVGVARTSGGWTVSTNTVVPVATISFPAATGGTETESYAGLGQSASGSTLLFFAGAISPTIAVSNGVTPQLSTSSQLTLS